A genomic segment from Gemmatimonadaceae bacterium encodes:
- a CDS encoding PIN domain-containing protein — translation MTKCLRERPSPSAERAAPIGMLLDTNVILDVVLAREPWADTAAELLDAAARGAITGWVAGTTVTTVHSIVERARDRATATTAVSDLLQVVKVVPLTSEDFHRALALGLRDFEVAVQVAAGLRAGVQTLITRNARDFRSAPIDVRSPAEAVAVISAEPGE, via the coding sequence ATGACCAAGTGTCTGCGTGAGCGGCCGTCGCCCTCGGCGGAGCGCGCAGCACCGATCGGGATGCTCCTGGACACCAACGTCATCCTCGACGTCGTGCTCGCGCGGGAACCATGGGCCGATACGGCGGCGGAGTTGCTCGATGCCGCGGCACGAGGGGCGATCACCGGATGGGTCGCGGGGACGACCGTTACCACGGTGCACTCCATCGTCGAGCGCGCGCGCGACCGCGCTACCGCCACCACCGCAGTCAGTGACCTGCTGCAAGTCGTGAAAGTTGTCCCGCTCACCAGCGAGGATTTCCATCGCGCGCTGGCACTCGGGCTGCGCGACTTCGAAGTTGCTGTGCAGGTAGCGGCGGGGCTGCGCGCCGGCGTGCAGACCCTCATCACGCGGAATGCGCGCGACTTCCGCAGCGCCCCCATCGACGTGCGGTCGCCAGCGGAGGCTGTCGCGGTGATCTCGGCCGAGCCCGGAGAGTAG
- a CDS encoding glycoside hydrolase family 43 protein, with amino-acid sequence MMHRLAAAACAACAAALVAGCHSSPNPNPRIARDGDAMLFSYFTRNGEDGLHLAYSEDGTTWKPINGARSLLTPAVTGNGIGWQEWDTKAALMRDPSILRAPDGTFYMAWTISWTDRGIGVARSKDLIHWSEQRRIGVMDHEPNALNAWAPDLFWDDAAKEFVIVWSTSIPGRFPATDSLAEKTSRGRADHRLYYTTTKDFEHFAPGKLLYDGGYPTIDGTIAKVGTRYVLVMKDETFFPERRNLRVAFADKATGPYGPASPAFTDLHTEGPSILRTGRWWYVYYDEYTRGHYGAVRTQDFVTFEAYRDSLRTPRGIRHGSAFLAPKGVLQRLLALDGSR; translated from the coding sequence GTGATGCATCGCCTTGCCGCCGCGGCGTGCGCGGCGTGCGCGGCCGCGCTCGTCGCCGGTTGTCACTCCAGTCCCAACCCCAACCCGCGCATCGCCCGCGACGGCGACGCCATGCTCTTCTCGTACTTCACCCGCAACGGCGAGGACGGGTTGCACCTGGCGTACAGCGAGGACGGGACGACGTGGAAGCCGATCAACGGCGCTCGCTCGCTCCTCACCCCCGCGGTGACGGGGAACGGCATCGGCTGGCAGGAGTGGGACACCAAGGCCGCGCTGATGCGCGACCCGTCCATCCTGCGTGCACCTGACGGAACGTTCTACATGGCGTGGACCATCTCGTGGACCGACCGCGGGATTGGCGTCGCCAGGTCGAAGGACCTCATCCACTGGAGCGAGCAGCGCCGCATCGGAGTGATGGACCACGAGCCTAACGCGCTGAATGCCTGGGCCCCCGACCTCTTCTGGGACGATGCAGCGAAGGAGTTCGTGATCGTCTGGTCGACGTCGATCCCTGGGCGCTTCCCGGCGACCGACTCGCTCGCCGAAAAGACCTCGCGCGGTCGCGCCGACCACCGGCTGTACTACACGACCACGAAGGACTTCGAGCACTTCGCCCCGGGAAAGCTCCTCTACGACGGCGGCTACCCCACCATCGACGGGACCATCGCGAAAGTGGGCACTCGTTATGTGCTGGTGATGAAGGACGAGACCTTCTTCCCCGAGCGCCGCAACTTGCGCGTCGCCTTCGCCGACAAGGCGACCGGGCCGTACGGGCCGGCGTCGCCCGCCTTCACCGACCTGCACACCGAGGGGCCGTCGATCCTGCGCACCGGCCGGTGGTGGTACGTGTACTACGACGAGTACACGCGGGGGCACTACGGCGCGGTGCGCACGCAGGACTTTGTCACGTTCGAGGCGTACCGCGATTCACTGCGCACGCCGCGGGGGATACGGCATGGGTCGGCGTTTCTGGCGCCGAAGGGGGTGTTGCAGCGTTTGCTGGCGCTGGATGGATCGAGGTAG
- a CDS encoding glycoside hydrolase family 127 protein, with translation MSDLDRRDFLTRVAAGAIAGASLPVDALAQVAVPQPSNVTPMALAAPAFSPLPLGAVRPHGWLARQLQLQADGLTGHLDEFWPDVAESQWFGGEAEGWERAPYWLDGAIPLARLVNDTALSARIAKHVDHIVTHQRADGWYAPYPLDANEKRYDPWAILLANKVLTLHHEATGDDRALRAAMRSMKAMHEALPARPLFDWGRFRWYEGVVPAFYTYEKTGEAWLLDYARTLRAQGVDFAALMATDDVRVPTPRRGLWKWTKHVVNMGMATKAAALSWRLDQRPADRAFASEMIEILDRYHGQVTGMFSGDECLSGKNPLQGSELCAVVEYMYSLEILTSTFGDGAFADRLERLAYNALPATFAPDMWSHQYVQQVNQVQCTVNAQHGWSTNGPESNLYGLEPNFGCCTANMHQGWPKFAQHLWMTTPDEGLAAMAWAPCTVQTTLKGTPVKVVVDTDYPFRESVRITLTTERATRFPLALRIPAWAEGATVQVGMGEPMRARAGSVYRLTREWSGITTLDVRLPMAPKITTRYNGAVAVERGPLVYSLKLGEEWTRVNADKPHRELPHGDFEVRPATPWNYGLIVDPDKPAESVRFAEHPVGERPFAPDGAGMSATVRARRIPRWGLENGWAGEISPVDNTWADPRRAPTNEPEEEVTLIPYGCTNIRVTEFPRVQ, from the coding sequence ATGTCCGATCTCGACCGCCGCGACTTCCTGACCCGTGTCGCCGCCGGCGCAATCGCCGGTGCCTCGCTCCCCGTCGACGCGCTCGCGCAGGTGGCCGTCCCTCAACCATCGAACGTGACGCCGATGGCGCTCGCCGCCCCCGCCTTCTCCCCGCTGCCGTTAGGCGCCGTGCGCCCGCACGGCTGGCTCGCCCGGCAGCTGCAGCTCCAGGCCGACGGCCTCACGGGGCACCTCGACGAGTTCTGGCCCGACGTCGCCGAGTCGCAGTGGTTCGGCGGGGAGGCGGAAGGGTGGGAGCGCGCGCCGTACTGGCTCGACGGAGCGATCCCCCTCGCAAGGCTCGTCAACGACACCGCCCTCTCGGCGCGCATCGCGAAGCACGTTGACCACATCGTGACGCACCAGCGCGCCGACGGGTGGTACGCGCCGTATCCGCTCGACGCCAACGAAAAGCGCTACGATCCGTGGGCGATCCTCCTCGCCAACAAGGTCCTCACGCTGCATCACGAAGCCACCGGCGATGATCGTGCGCTGCGCGCCGCGATGCGCAGCATGAAGGCGATGCATGAGGCGCTGCCGGCGCGTCCGCTCTTCGACTGGGGGCGCTTTCGCTGGTACGAGGGAGTCGTCCCTGCATTCTATACGTATGAGAAGACGGGTGAGGCGTGGCTCCTCGACTACGCACGCACGCTGCGCGCGCAGGGGGTCGACTTTGCGGCGCTGATGGCGACCGACGACGTGCGCGTCCCCACGCCACGGCGCGGGCTGTGGAAGTGGACCAAGCACGTGGTGAACATGGGGATGGCGACCAAGGCGGCGGCGCTGAGCTGGCGGCTTGACCAGCGCCCCGCCGACCGTGCCTTTGCCAGCGAGATGATCGAGATCCTCGATCGATACCACGGGCAGGTGACGGGGATGTTCAGCGGCGACGAGTGCCTGTCGGGGAAGAATCCGCTGCAGGGGAGTGAGCTGTGCGCCGTGGTGGAGTACATGTACTCGCTGGAGATCCTCACCAGCACGTTCGGCGATGGCGCCTTCGCCGATCGGTTGGAGCGCCTCGCCTATAACGCACTCCCCGCGACCTTTGCCCCCGACATGTGGTCGCACCAGTACGTGCAGCAGGTGAACCAGGTGCAATGCACCGTCAATGCGCAGCACGGCTGGTCGACGAACGGTCCCGAGTCGAATCTCTATGGCCTGGAGCCCAACTTCGGCTGCTGCACCGCCAACATGCACCAGGGGTGGCCCAAGTTCGCGCAGCATCTCTGGATGACGACGCCAGACGAGGGGTTGGCGGCGATGGCGTGGGCGCCGTGCACGGTACAGACGACGCTCAAGGGGACGCCGGTGAAGGTCGTCGTCGACACCGACTATCCGTTCCGTGAGTCGGTGCGCATCACCCTAACGACGGAGCGCGCAACGCGCTTTCCGTTGGCGTTGCGCATCCCGGCGTGGGCCGAGGGGGCGACCGTGCAGGTGGGGATGGGGGAGCCGATGCGCGCGCGCGCCGGGAGCGTGTATCGCCTAACTCGCGAGTGGAGTGGCATCACGACGCTGGACGTGCGCCTCCCGATGGCGCCGAAGATCACCACCCGCTACAACGGCGCCGTCGCCGTCGAGCGCGGCCCGTTGGTCTACTCGCTCAAGCTCGGCGAGGAGTGGACCCGCGTGAACGCCGACAAGCCGCACCGTGAGCTTCCGCACGGCGACTTCGAGGTGCGTCCGGCCACACCGTGGAACTACGGGTTGATCGTGGACCCGGACAAGCCGGCGGAGAGCGTGCGATTCGCCGAGCATCCGGTGGGTGAGCGCCCGTTTGCTCCTGACGGTGCCGGGATGTCGGCGACGGTGCGCGCGCGTCGCATCCCGCGGTGGGGACTGGAGAACGGCTGGGCAGGAGAGATCTCCCCGGTAGACAACACCTGGGCCGATCCGAGGCGCGCGCCGACGAACGAGCCGGAAGAAGAGGTGACGCTCATCCCGTATGGATGCACGAACATCAGGGTGACGGAGTTCCCTCGGGTGCAGTAG
- a CDS encoding M20/M25/M40 family metallo-hydrolase: MDQNRTAPDQLPIGDVSRRDFLQGTVASAALFAIGDTHRFAFLETQQDAVLAQITAQHDATVKMMRDWIALPSIAAENLNYPQGPEYMAKLARESGFDHVEVIPTAGKGGVFATLDSGAKTTLAVYMMYDVKQFDPKEWTSPPLEGRLVDRPGLGKVMVGRGATNTKGPQTAFLAAMKAFKGAGKKLPVNIVLVAEGEEEIGSPNFREIVFKPHVEAALRKCVGIIIPLGTQSPDGEVEINLGAKGIVELELVSTGEKWGRGPKLDVHSSYEAQIDSPAWHLVQALNTLVKADGHTPAVAGFFDKVKPLTPAQVRIIDQAIPRKNEALTKKALGVERWFADEPWRQSLIRLVSQPTINIEGLVGGYTGPGGKTILPHRAVAKIDMRLVPDMTAKGTLELLKAHLKSRGFGDIEVNMTGGYDPTETPADSKLVAAMQSAYKKLGTEPTLWPRLAGSWPGVTFTGAPLHLPAGQYGMGIGSGAHAPDEWYLIDSTNPKVAGIDGAVRSYVELFYALA, encoded by the coding sequence GTGGACCAGAATCGCACTGCACCCGATCAGCTTCCCATCGGCGACGTGAGCCGCCGCGACTTTCTGCAGGGGACCGTGGCCAGCGCCGCGCTCTTCGCCATTGGCGACACGCATCGCTTCGCTTTCCTCGAAACGCAGCAGGACGCCGTCCTCGCGCAGATCACCGCGCAGCACGACGCCACGGTGAAGATGATGCGCGACTGGATCGCGCTCCCGTCGATCGCCGCCGAGAACCTCAACTATCCGCAGGGGCCGGAGTACATGGCCAAGCTCGCGCGTGAGTCCGGCTTCGATCACGTCGAGGTGATTCCCACCGCCGGCAAGGGGGGCGTCTTTGCCACGCTCGACAGCGGCGCCAAGACCACGCTCGCCGTCTACATGATGTACGACGTGAAGCAGTTCGATCCCAAGGAGTGGACGTCGCCGCCGCTCGAGGGGCGCCTTGTCGACCGCCCGGGGCTCGGCAAGGTGATGGTTGGGCGTGGCGCGACCAACACCAAAGGTCCGCAGACCGCCTTCCTCGCCGCAATGAAGGCATTCAAGGGAGCCGGGAAGAAGCTCCCGGTGAACATCGTCCTCGTCGCCGAGGGTGAAGAGGAGATCGGTTCGCCCAACTTCCGCGAGATCGTCTTCAAGCCGCATGTGGAGGCAGCGCTGCGCAAGTGCGTGGGGATCATCATCCCGTTAGGCACGCAGTCGCCGGATGGCGAGGTGGAAATCAACCTCGGCGCCAAGGGGATCGTCGAGCTCGAGTTGGTGTCGACCGGTGAGAAGTGGGGGCGCGGCCCCAAGCTCGACGTGCATTCCAGCTACGAGGCGCAGATCGACTCGCCGGCGTGGCACCTGGTGCAGGCGCTCAACACGCTGGTGAAGGCCGACGGACACACGCCGGCGGTGGCGGGCTTCTTCGACAAGGTCAAGCCGCTCACGCCGGCGCAGGTGAGGATCATCGACCAGGCGATCCCGCGCAAGAACGAGGCGCTCACCAAGAAGGCACTCGGCGTCGAGCGCTGGTTCGCCGACGAGCCGTGGCGCCAGTCGCTCATCCGCCTCGTCTCGCAACCGACGATCAACATCGAAGGGCTTGTCGGCGGCTACACTGGTCCCGGTGGCAAGACGATTCTCCCGCACCGCGCGGTGGCCAAGATCGACATGCGCCTCGTGCCAGACATGACGGCCAAGGGGACGCTCGAGTTGCTCAAGGCGCATTTGAAGAGCCGAGGATTTGGCGACATCGAGGTGAACATGACCGGCGGCTACGACCCCACGGAAACGCCGGCCGACTCGAAGCTGGTGGCGGCGATGCAGAGCGCGTACAAGAAGCTGGGGACCGAGCCGACGCTCTGGCCGCGGCTGGCGGGGTCGTGGCCCGGGGTGACGTTCACCGGCGCGCCGTTGCATCTGCCGGCAGGGCAGTACGGAATGGGGATCGGGAGCGGAGCGCATGCGCCTGACGAGTGGTACCTCATCGACTCGACCAACCCCAAGGTGGCGGGGATCGACGGGGCGGTGCGGTCGTATGTGGAGTTGTTCTATGCGTTGGCGTAG
- the araD gene encoding L-ribulose-5-phosphate 4-epimerase AraD: MSRSRKPNKGLGQYRSVGRPPVRASRAMREAVCEANIELFRRGLARFTFGNASAVDRELGLIVIKPSGVPYGALTPAKMVVTDLMGVVTEGTLRPSSDLPTHAALFRAFPTIGGVAHTHSMFATVFAQARRAIPCLGTTHADYFHGAIPVTKSLTAREIATDYEFNTGVAIIKRFDALDPLAMPAVLVANHAPFCWGATIVDAVNNASFLEEVATMAYHTLVLDPDAKPLGAPLLDKHFLRKHGAKAYYGQGS, encoded by the coding sequence ATGAGCCGCTCGCGCAAACCTAACAAGGGACTGGGCCAGTATCGCAGCGTCGGCCGCCCCCCGGTGCGCGCCTCGCGCGCGATGCGAGAGGCGGTTTGCGAGGCCAACATCGAGTTGTTCCGGCGCGGGCTGGCACGCTTCACCTTCGGCAACGCCAGCGCCGTCGACCGCGAGCTGGGGCTCATCGTCATCAAGCCGAGCGGTGTGCCGTATGGCGCGCTCACGCCGGCCAAGATGGTGGTGACCGACCTGATGGGGGTCGTCACCGAGGGGACGTTGCGTCCGTCGTCCGATCTTCCCACGCACGCTGCACTCTTCCGCGCCTTTCCCACCATCGGCGGCGTGGCGCACACGCACTCGATGTTCGCGACCGTCTTTGCCCAGGCACGGCGCGCGATCCCCTGCCTCGGCACCACGCACGCCGACTACTTCCACGGGGCGATTCCGGTTACCAAGTCGCTCACCGCGCGCGAGATCGCCACCGACTACGAGTTCAACACCGGCGTCGCCATCATCAAGCGCTTCGACGCGCTCGACCCGCTGGCCATGCCCGCAGTGCTCGTCGCCAACCACGCCCCCTTCTGCTGGGGCGCGACGATCGTCGACGCCGTGAACAACGCCTCGTTCCTGGAGGAAGTGGCGACGATGGCGTACCACACGCTGGTGCTCGACCCCGACGCCAAGCCGTTAGGCGCGCCGTTGCTCGACAAGCATTTCCTCAGGAAGCACGGCGCCAAGGCGTACTACGGCCAGGGGTCGTGA